Proteins from a genomic interval of Gossypium hirsutum isolate 1008001.06 chromosome A09, Gossypium_hirsutum_v2.1, whole genome shotgun sequence:
- the LOC121206048 gene encoding serine/threonine-protein kinase ATM codes for MVTSSDVQEIVSKLSSDKAKAREDGIKLLTMWLEGERSIGFCKVIGQNTAKLKPNEIPQSETWPFLIKLLTQCVSLEISTSKRRPPKLIFAKTLRTAIQRAEDTKFPGNVYPLLSVVKTLFSHILDVINNVPSFQSEYGIILRHLLLVKEYRFHMRKNVYSGLMVFYLEKVATTLTEKNNTQYSQKEEIFRSILALHSLLENPAGDFPDHLREDIVKGFVKIFSYIRDEGKVSRKLIECINTYLLKDGPNLSCQSLEIHNAVQQFVFRCWLMTHDKGLKDALVLYARLQLNLVRGVTEGSLLVEQLLDVISKELDQSNSSIPGTSWRDGTKDDKFGTLSSSQQHLVELAALVLYRACATTSRATSNEKRVKRESTAARLKEELVKGKWLWNVTFCYLIRNYYTRISKDLFIYWFEGICASFERILNDANVEHAYDGLLWTLRSLQELSLMELPSNAQVEISLRSSLTSKEFDCGWQLIWSHLMHGLPAFSNITPVVDAALALLGSIISNDLSNTCVVPHDAWDLRLFKGMPSLCTLYFIACYFSRKGSQGDLRDILHLRKYLLRATLGSLSWNEPSLLNERLVLLLPAAVYALCAGCEPFTQCYKEIHLLQSFVDVIEVADDWIKADEYDHEKQLENFECSIEVLANIDLDSIIQVSSFHFHQSLRLPRQFRESLMQEMESCILGLLADLKFEKKPLSDIFFICALLCNFIYGLYFSRNREEVSSFLSKLGQFLLELLNYAVNVIQENKNDSRSLGFLGFTSSFNQKSAIVVSFKTFVLGPLFTQRRDGDALDVVLYDAVKQSLQKLLKAFTELYDEYTESITNLRSELLASDSSGSDSSIRISNHADSNKSRIMDMELDVDEDGKI; via the exons ATGGTTACTTCCAGTGATGTTCAAGAGATCGTATCTAAGCTGTCCTCCGATAAAGCTAAAGCCCGCGAA GACGGAATAAAGTTGCTGACTATGTGGTTAGAGGGAGAAAGATCTATCGGATTTTGTAAAGTTATAGGACAGAATACTGCAAAACTTAAACCAAACGAGATTCCTCAGT CGGAAACATGGCCATTTCTTATTAAGTTGCTTACACAGTGTGTATCATTGGAGATATCAACAAGCAAGCGGCGACCACCTAAGTTAATTTTTGCAAAAACTCTTCGAACTGCCATTCAACGTGCAGAAGATACTAAGTTTCCTG GAAATGTGTATCCATTGTTGTCTGTGGTTAAAACACTTTTTAGTCACATACTGGATGTGATAAACAATGTTCCAAGCTTTCAATCTGAATATGGGATTATATTACGACACCTTTTGCTGGTCAAAGAGTATCGATTTCATATGAGGAAGAACGTTTACTCTG GTCTTATGGTTTTCTACTTGGAAAAGGTGGCAACAACATTGACAGAGAAAAATAACACCCAATATAGTCAGAAAGAGGAGATCTTTCGCAGCATCCTAGCCCTTCATTCTCTTCTAGAAAATCCTGCTGGAGATTTCCCAGATCACCTTAGGGAAGACATCGTGAAGGGGTTTGTTaagatattttcttatataag GGATGAGGGAAAAGTTTCTCGCAAGCTAATTGAGTGTATTAATACATACTTGTTAAAGGATGGTCCAAATTTGAGTTGTCAGTCCTTAGAGATCCATAATGCAGTACAGCAATTTGTTTTTCGTTGTTGGTTGATGACACATGATAAGGGTCTTAAG gaTGCGCTTGTTCTTTATGCAAGGTTACAACTAAATTTAGTTAGAGGTGTAACTGAGGGAAGTTTATTGGTTGAACAACTCTTGGATGTCATATCTAAAGAACTAGATCAAAGCAATTCTTCAATTCCTGGTACTTCATG GAGAGATGGAACCAAGGATGATAAGTTTGGAACCTTGAGTAGTTCTCAGCAACATTTGGTGGAGCTTGCAGCACTTGTATTGTATCGG GCATGTGCAACTACAAGCAGAGCAACATCAAATGAAAAACGTGTTAAAAGAGAGAGTACAGCTGCCCGTTTGAAGGAGGAGCTTGTAAAAGGAAAATGGTTATG gaatgtgacattttgttatctcattCGTAATTACTACACTCGCATCAGTAAGGATCTTTTTATCTACTGGtttgaaggcatttgtgcaagctTTGAAAG AATCTTGAATGATGCAAATGTGGAGCATGCATATGATGGTTTACTATGGACTTTGCG GAGTCTGCAGGAACTCTCATTGATGGAGCTGCCTTCAAATGCTCAAGTGGAGATTTCACTGAGGTCATCTCTTACCTCAAAAGAG TTTGATTGTGGTTGGCAACTAATATGGAGCCATCTTATGCATGGATTACCAGCATTTAGCAACATAACTCCAGTG GTAGATGCTGCACTGGCTCTCCTTGGGAGCATTATTTCAAAT GATTTGTCAAACACATGTGTTGTGCCTCATGACGCATGGGATCTTCGATTATTTAAAGGAATGCCTTCCCT GTGTACTCTGTACTTCATTGCTTGTTATTTTTCTCGGAAGGGATCTCAG GGTGACCTGAGGGACATTTTACATCTACGGAAGTATCTTCTAAGAGCAACTTTGGGCTCTCTTAGCTGGAAT GAACCTTCCTTACTAAATGAGCGCTTGGTATTATTGTTACCAGCAGCAGTTTATGCTCTTTGTGCTGGGTGTGAACCTTTTACCCAGTGTTACAAAGAAATTCACCTGTTACAGTCTTTTGTGGATGTTATTGAGGTTGCAGATGATTGGATCAAG GCTGACGAATATGATCACGAAAAGCagcttgaaaattttgaatgcTCTATTGAAGTTCTTGCAAATATTGATTTGGATTCAATTATTCAG GTTTCCtcatttcattttcatcaaaGTTTACGTCTTCCTCGACAATTCAGAGAGTCGCTTATGCAAGAAATGGAGTCCTGTATTTTGGGACTTTTAGCAGATCTCAAGTTTGAAAAGAAGCCTTTGTCTGATATCTTCTTCATATGTGCTCTACTATGCAATTTCATTTATGGATTATATTTTTCGAG GAATAGAGAAGAAGTTTCATCATTTCTCTCAAAATTGGGCCAGTTTTTGTTAGAATTGCTGAACTATGCTGTTAATGTAATTCAAGAAAACAAAAATGACTCCAGATCTCTCGGATTTTTGGGCTTTACTTCCAGCTTTAACCAAAAAAGCGCTATTGTTGTTTCATTTAAAACCTTTGTTCTTGGTCCCCTTTTCACCCAAAGGAGAGATGGCGATGCCCTGGATGTTGTACTTTATGATGCTGTAAAGCAATCCCTGCAGAAGCTTCTGAAGGCTTTTACTGAACTGTATGATGAATATACTGAAAGTATAACCAACCTTAGGTCTGAGTTATTGGCATCAGATTCTTCTGGATCTGATTCTTCTATACGGATTTCTAACCATGCGGATAGCAATAAGAGTAGGATCATGGACATGGAGTTGGATGTAGATGAGGATGGCAAGATATGA